Proteins encoded together in one Canis aureus isolate CA01 chromosome 21, VMU_Caureus_v.1.0, whole genome shotgun sequence window:
- the TMEM109 gene encoding voltage-gated monoatomic cation channel TMEM109 isoform X1 has protein sequence MQMGRGTSIEEETVLVLPPLPVCAVIMDPAMAGPGSSSPWGKHVFKVILMVLVALVLLHSASSQSHSDFVPPGQQKKEAPVDLLSQMGRSARGTLDAWLGPETMHLVSETLSQVMWAISSAISVAFFALSGIAAQLLNALGLDGDHLTQGLKLSPSQVQTFLLWGAGALVVYWLLSLLLGLVLAVLGRILWGLKLVLFLVGFVALVRSVPDPSTRALLLLALLTLYALLSRLSGTRASGAQLEAKVRGLERQVEELRWRQRRAAKGPRSVEEE, from the exons acccagcCATGGCAGGCCCAGGCAGCAGCTCACCGTGGGGCAAGCATGTGTTCAAAGTCATCCTGATGGTCCTAGTGGCCCTCGTCCTCCTCCACTCAGCATCATCCCAGTCCCATTCAGACTTTGTGCCACCAGGCCAGCAGAAGAAGGAGGCTCCAGTTGATCTCTTGAGCCAGATGGGTCGTTCTGCGCGGGGAACACTGGATGCCTGGCTGGGGCCAGAGACCATGCACCTGGTTTCCGAG ACCTTGTCTCAGGTGATGTGGGCCATCTCCTCAGCCATCTCAGTGGCCTTCTTCGCGCTGTCTGGGATCGCTGCACAGCTGCTCAACGCCTTGGGACTAGATG GAGATCACCTCACCCAGGGCCTGAAGCTCAGCCCCAGCCAGGTCCAGACGTTCCtgctgtggggggcaggggccctAGTTGTCTACTGGCTTCTGTCCTTGCTCCTTGGCTTGGTCTTGGCCGTGCTGGGGCGGATCCTGTGGGGTCTGAAGCTTGTCCTCTTCCTGGTGGGCTTTGTGGCCCTGGTGAGGTCAGTCCCTGACCCCTCCACCCGGGCCTTGCTCCTCCTGGCCCTGCTGACCCTCTATGCCTTGCTGAGCCGGCTCAGTGGCACCCGGGCCTCAGGGGCCCAATTGGAAGCAAAGGTCCGAGGGCTGGAGCGCCAGGTGGAAGAGCTACGCTGGCGGCAGAGGCGGGCGGCCAAGGGGCCCCGGAGTGTGGAAGAGGAGTGA
- the TMEM109 gene encoding voltage-gated monoatomic cation channel TMEM109 isoform X2, translating to MAGPGSSSPWGKHVFKVILMVLVALVLLHSASSQSHSDFVPPGQQKKEAPVDLLSQMGRSARGTLDAWLGPETMHLVSETLSQVMWAISSAISVAFFALSGIAAQLLNALGLDGDHLTQGLKLSPSQVQTFLLWGAGALVVYWLLSLLLGLVLAVLGRILWGLKLVLFLVGFVALVRSVPDPSTRALLLLALLTLYALLSRLSGTRASGAQLEAKVRGLERQVEELRWRQRRAAKGPRSVEEE from the exons ATGGCAGGCCCAGGCAGCAGCTCACCGTGGGGCAAGCATGTGTTCAAAGTCATCCTGATGGTCCTAGTGGCCCTCGTCCTCCTCCACTCAGCATCATCCCAGTCCCATTCAGACTTTGTGCCACCAGGCCAGCAGAAGAAGGAGGCTCCAGTTGATCTCTTGAGCCAGATGGGTCGTTCTGCGCGGGGAACACTGGATGCCTGGCTGGGGCCAGAGACCATGCACCTGGTTTCCGAG ACCTTGTCTCAGGTGATGTGGGCCATCTCCTCAGCCATCTCAGTGGCCTTCTTCGCGCTGTCTGGGATCGCTGCACAGCTGCTCAACGCCTTGGGACTAGATG GAGATCACCTCACCCAGGGCCTGAAGCTCAGCCCCAGCCAGGTCCAGACGTTCCtgctgtggggggcaggggccctAGTTGTCTACTGGCTTCTGTCCTTGCTCCTTGGCTTGGTCTTGGCCGTGCTGGGGCGGATCCTGTGGGGTCTGAAGCTTGTCCTCTTCCTGGTGGGCTTTGTGGCCCTGGTGAGGTCAGTCCCTGACCCCTCCACCCGGGCCTTGCTCCTCCTGGCCCTGCTGACCCTCTATGCCTTGCTGAGCCGGCTCAGTGGCACCCGGGCCTCAGGGGCCCAATTGGAAGCAAAGGTCCGAGGGCTGGAGCGCCAGGTGGAAGAGCTACGCTGGCGGCAGAGGCGGGCGGCCAAGGGGCCCCGGAGTGTGGAAGAGGAGTGA